Below is a genomic region from Flammeovirgaceae bacterium SG7u.111.
ACCTGTAGCCCACACCAAAAAATTGGTTGGGGCAGTTATTTTTACATCATAATTCCCCAAGTTGTTATAAAACTCTGTATCGAAGGTATAGTCGATCATATCCCAACCAAAAACATCATCGTAAACAGACATTTGTGGATACCAGTAGGCTATGAAAAACGAAGTAGAGTCTTTTGCACCAGTCCTGCGGACAGTCAGTGGCACTTTTTGTTCCCAATCCATAAAAAGCTCTACCTTACTTCCTGTTTTGAGCGGAGTAGCCAGCGTAATAATAAGGTTCGTTCCCCTGCGGCGGACTAACTTAGGGTTATCCATCGGCATTTCTTCGCCATTTACCTTCAAGTTGGAAAGAACAACGCCGTCTCCAATGTCTTCGGGGTTGACTTGCATCCCTCTAGCATTTCCCTTTTTGAATACATCGTAATACAAACGGACCACAAGTGAATTCAGGTCATCTGGGCTGTTGTTCAAATAATTGATCACGGCAGAACCCGCTACACCCCTGGTAGAAGGATCGACAGTGACCTCCATGGTGTAATCAACCGTATTGTGCCAATATTTGACACCGGGTTTTCCATCTACAGAACGAGTTCCCTTGTCGTAGGCTTCCTTTATCTCCCTAGATACGTGCAGGTCAAAGTCTTGGGCAAAAATGACCAATGGAAAAAATACCAACAAGGTGGCACATAGTTTCTTAAGCATAATCTTCTTTCGTTAATATAATTGATGTTGAATTTTACAAATGGGTTAACATACCACTAAGCTAATAAAAAGGGAAAGATATTCAAGCTTAGATAGTACTAGTGGAAAAGATTCGTTCTTAAATGCTCTTTAGGAAGATGAAAGGAATGCTATTATTAGGTATTGTAGCCACTCCACCATGCAAAACACCCCACCAAAGGATCTTCTGTTTTACAGACAATGTAAAGAATAATACGAATGATGCAACGGCGAATTTGCTTGATGCAAAGGAATAAATGGATAATGTAAAGGGATAAATGCTATATGTAAAGCATTTTTGGCATAAATATTATAGAAAACTTGGTAATGCAACGCAAAAAACACCCTGTGCAAAGGGTTATATGCATGATGTAAAGGAGACCACCAAACTATCTTTTGTTTCAACAGTATATACAGAAGGATATTGAAGTTGTAAAGGAATAGGTTGATTTGGAAGCAAGTTTTTTGTTGTTAGCAAGCTCTTTTTTACTAAAAACAACACTTTTCCCAACATATCTTACCCAATATTGCTGTGCTGATCTCCCCTATTGGAAATGCTATACATACTTTAGATCAAGCTTCCTGCTTTATACACCCCCATCTTGTGACAATGCAAAACCGTTCGTTTGAAAGCAATTTGGTACATATGTATAGATGTTGTGAAATAAAGATGGTGATGTATTGCTTGAGCATCTCTTTTTGGAGGATTTGAAAAATGCTTGAGAGAAAGTGGATGGTAACAATTACCCTATTATGATATTATGAAGACCGTTGATACTTTGTTTGTGACAGAAGAGAGCGTTTTATATGTTGATAGAGTGTTTGTCCGTTAGTATTGGATAAAGAAAGAATATAGCCTAAAGAAAATGGGCTATCGCAAGATTTATAATCCATGTTTAACCAAAATAACTTAAAAACTAGTAGTACTGTTTAGCAGTTGCACATCATAGGGTTTCCAAATTACAAATTTTGAAAAGCCGAGGTTTGAAAATCAACGTAATAACATATTCAAAAGACAAAAATCATGAGACTTAAACTTTTAATAGTACCAATAATTTGCATTGCATTTGTTACATGTCAACAATCTACTAATGAGAAAAAACAAAACGTAGAGTCTGAACAAGAAACAAGTAAAATTAAAGTTGAAACAACAACTAAAAATGTATTAGCTGATACAATTGGCATTCATAAAATTACCAATTCGGAGGCTCGAGATTGGATAGTAGATATGAGTAAGGTTGCACAAGGCATAGAGCAAGCTCTGAATAATAATAATCCATCTAGGATGCCTAGTTTGATGGAAAAAGCAAGTAAAAATCAGAGAAGCCAACTTGCAATTCAGTCTAATCTATCTGAATCAGATAGGACGTTATTCAAGTCATATGCAAATAAATTAGCTACTAAGCTAAGTGAGTTAGGAGATAGAATGAGTAATATGTAGCTGTTAGTTTTTAAGTTATTTTGGTTAAACTCGGGTTATAAATCCTGTCGAAAAGGATAATTTCTTACTAATGCCCTCCTTATTCTTTGGAGGGCATTTTTTCAATAGAATTTCAGCTTTATCCTAAGCTACACTATATTTAAGAGAATAGGTATGTATGCAGTCCAAGTGTATATATCCATTATTAAACAAGAGAATGAACACAGCAGAATTTTATAAGCACATAACCAACCTTCCAGACAAATTCGAGAATAGAGATTTGGAGGAATACTTATTAGCTCTTCTCAAATTGATTGAGATGAATAGAACTAAAGAAGTAACCTATAAATTGATTCTTGAAATTATAAGTGAAGCATTTACCTCAGAACCTTATGCGTTTAAAAATGAGTGGTTAAAATGCGAAACAGCTCCTGATGAAAACAGGATGAGTAGAAAGTTCACTCACCCAGACATTAGTGAAGCGATTGATAAAACAAACACATCTGATTTGACAACGTACGATTTTACAATTGAAGTGTTGAGATTTCAAATTGCTGAACTTCACAAAATGAGAGGCAAGCAATTAGAAAATGAATATCGTTTTTTTGGAGTTCAGTCAGAAACTGGAAATTCTTGGTACAATTTTGACCCATTTGCAAATTTAGAATGTGGTGCGAGATGTATGGAAGATAATGAAACGGATTTTAGTTCATTGGACTGGTCGTTTATAGGTGAACTTTTAGAAAATGGAAGGATTTACGAATAATGTTACAGGATTACCTAGATGGGAAATTTAGAAATATGTTTAAATGTCACCTATTTCGCTGCAACTGCATATATATGGATATTGTGTTTCATACCCTCTAAATCGTATAAAGCATTGCCTAAGCTAGAAAAAGGCATGAAAATAGGGAAGATTTCAAGAAACGATGTGGCATATTTTTTATTGACAGAAGCGGAAAAACCAAAGATGCTTTATGAATATGTGGCATTAACGAATTAGGAAAGCACGAAAACACACAAAGTATATAATAAACAGGCGAAATAGTGATAAATTCAACGTTCTTTAATAGACTATATCATATAATACTTTGTGCTTAACCAAAAGTTTGGTAATTTGAAATCGCCTGCTTTTTATACTCGAGCCGTTACTCCTGATTACAAAAAATATCCTAAGTAGGATTGAAATTCAACCCTCAGGCTCTTCGATAGATTTTTCAAACAAAATCCCTCCCTTAAACATCCCTTTTAGGATAGGATGAATGTTTTTGCCTAGCTCGGTCAAGCTATATTCAACCCGTGGGGGAACTTCGGGGAAAACAGTACGCTCAATCAACCCATCTGATTGCAATTCTTTAAGCTGCTTGGTGAGCATGCGCTCGCTTATATCGGGCAATAGCTTCACCAATTCGCTATACCTCTTATCTCCTTGAGAAAGGTGCAGAATAATGGTTCCTTTTCGCTTTCCTTTCACTGCATTGATGAACGTATCGATTGGGCAATAACTTTTTTTCATTTTTTTTCCTTCAAAGGATTCAAATAATCAAAAACAGAAATAAATGTTCGTAAGCCAACTATTTGTAAGTTGTTGATTAACAAATTATTTATCCTGACATTTGCACAAAAATAAGGAAAATCAACCGATAAAAAGATGGCACAAAACAATTCTACATTTAAGGCATTTCGAATTGAAGAGGTGGATGGCAATTACCGTGGGGCTGTCAAAGAAATGGAATTTGGCATATTGAACAGCAATGAGATTTTAGTAAAGGTACACTACAGTTCATTGAACTATAAAGATGCTTTATCGGCTTCAGGGAACAAGGGGGTGACAAAGAGTTATCCTCACACGCCTGGTGTTGATGCGGTTGGAACCATTGAAAAATCGCACA
It encodes:
- a CDS encoding helix-turn-helix domain-containing protein, which produces MKKSYCPIDTFINAVKGKRKGTIILHLSQGDKRYSELVKLLPDISERMLTKQLKELQSDGLIERTVFPEVPPRVEYSLTELGKNIHPILKGMFKGGILFEKSIEEPEG